The Tenuifilum thalassicum genome includes the window AAAACCACGCGCTGCATGCAAGTTTGTTGATCCTGAAAATCCTAAGGAACTAATTACCTTACTACAAAACGAGACCAAACTTATTTAAGGTTAAACCTAAAAATTCTAAAGAAAATGTCAGTACTAGTATATACCGAGAATTGGGACGGCAAGTTTAAAAAGCTATCATACGAACTAGTATCATACGGTAGCAAAGTAGCCGAAATGTTGGGAACAACCACAACAGCAGTTACCATAGGTAATGTTAATGATGATGAGCTAAACACCTTAGGCAAATATGGAGCCGATAAAGTACTTTGCCTTCAGAGCGAAAATTTAAAAAACCTCGACAGCCAGCTATATACAAACGCTATTGCAAAGGTTGCTCAGGACGAAGGTAGCAAGGTTATTGTAATATCAAATAACAACTCAGGGAAATCCATTGCACCTCGCCTTTCGGTAAAGCTAAAAGCAGCATTAGGCTCGGGCGTTTCGCAACTCCCACTTAGCACTTCGCCTTTTACTGTTTACAAGCGCACATTCTCAGGCGCTGCTTTTGCGCATGTGGTGCTTAAAACCGATGTTAAGATAATCACCCTTACCCAAAACTCTTTTGATATTGTTGAAAACAGCAAACAAGTAAAAGTTGAGAGGGTTGACTTCCAAACCGATGCACCTAAAACCGTTGTAAAAGACGTGCAAAAGCAAACTGGTAAGTTACTTCTAACTGATGCCGAAATTGTGGTTTCAGGTGGACGTGGTATGAAGTCGCCCGACAACTGGGGACCACTTGAGGAACTAGCCGAGCTTCTTGGTGGAGCAACCGCTTGTTCTCGCCCAGTTTCCGACGAAGGATGGCGACCACACGAAGAACACACCGGACAAACTGGTAAAATCATTGCACCTAACCTTTACATCGCTGTTGGTATCTCTGGTGCAACACAACATATTGCTGGTGTTAGCGGTTCGAAATATATTGTTGCCATTAACAACGATAAAACCGCACCTATTTTTGAAGTAGCGCAATACGGAATTGTTGGCGATGCACAAAAAGTATTGCCACAGCTCGTTGAAGCTGTTAAAGAGATTAAAGGCAAATAGTTTTTTTTAGCACTTAGTTTATTAAACCTGCTGCTTTTGCAGCAGGTTTTTAAGCTAAATAAGGCATAAACCAAAACATAAACCAAAAACCAACAACATGACTAAGCAAATAGTTTTTGCCTTAGCACTACTAGCAACCATTGGTGTTTTTGCTTACACTATCAGCCGAATAGCAAGGTTCTTCATGTTAACCCGCAAGGGGTTTAAGGTTGATAAGTTGGGCAAAAGGCTTTTGGTTACTCTTAAAGTGGCTTTTGGGCAAACAAAAATTTTTCGACGTCCTGTAATTGGATTATTACACGCACTAGTATTTTGGGGATTCTGCGTTATCCTTTTTGGCAGTATTGAAATGGTAATAGACGGACTCTTCGGAATAGAAAAATCATTGAGTTTTCTTGGTGGATTTTACAATTTCATGATGGCTGCTGGCGATATCTTCGCACTTTTAGTAGCCATATCAATTATTGTTTTCCTAATCCGCAGAATATTCCTTCATGTTAAGCGATTCGAAGGCATTGAGATGAAAAAAATCTCTCATATAGATGCCAACATTGCTTTAACAATAATACTTGTTCTCATGCTCTCGCTCATGGGCATGAATGCCGCATACATTAAGTGGGCTCAACTTGCAGGACACAATATTCATGGAATTTACCCAGTAAGCCAACATCTTACATCGTTATTCGATGGCATTTCGGTTGATGGTGTATTTACTCATTATCAAGTTTACTGGTGGATTCACATTCTACTTATTTTCATTTTTGCTAACCTGCTTCCATACTCAAAGCATTTCCATGTTTTCATGTCGATACCAAACGTTTTTCTCTCACGTTTAGAGCCACTTGGCAAACTTCCCAACATGGATAATGTTACCCGCGAGGTAAAACTGATGATGAACCCCGAAACTGCATTCTCAGCACCTGCAGAGGAGGCACCAATTGAACGTTTTGGAGTAAAAGACGCCGAAGATGTAGTTTGGAAGAGCTATTTCGATTCACTTGCATGTACCGAATGTGGTCGTTGTACATCGGTTTGTCCGGCTAACATCACAGGAAAAAAGCTATCACCTCGTAAAGTAATGATGGACCTACGCGCCAGGATGAAGGAGAAAGGTCCGCATATGCTTAAAAACGGACGAGACTATAACGATGGCAAATCGCTTGTTCGCGACTATATTAGCGAGGAAGAACTTTGGGCTTGCACTACCTGCAATGCTTGTGCACAGGAATGTCCAATCAATATTGACCATCCCAAACTAATTGTTGAAATGCGCCGTTACCTGGTTATGGAGGAGGGTTCCGCTCCCGGCGAACTTAAAGCCATGTTCAACAACATTGAGAATAATGGTGCACCCTGGCAGTACTCCCCCGAAGACAGATTACTGTGGGCTAAAGATTTAGAAACAAAAGCACTATAGCGTTTTTTCACCTCACCATTATTCAAGTCAAACGCTTAACTTAATTTGAAAATGGAAACACGAAAGATAGAAATTCCTGTAATGGCCGACCTTTTTGCTAAAGGTGAAAAACCCGAATACCTTTTCTGGGTTGGATGTGCCGGAGCATACGACGACCGTTACAAAAAAGTAGCAGCGGCCTTTGCTAAAATCCTAATTCATTTGAATGTTAGCTTTGCAGTTCTAGGTAAAGAGGAAACCTGTACTGGCGACCCTGCACGCAGGGCAGGGAACGAGATGCTCTTCCAAATGCAAGCACTACAAAACATTGAGCTATTCAAAGCATATGAGATTAAAAAGGTAATAACTATATGCCCGCATTGCTACAACACGTTTAAAAATGAATACCCCGACCTTGGCGCCGACTTTGAGGTTATCAGCTATATAGACATACTTAACCAATACATCGACGAGGGTAAGATAAAATTAGACACCAATAAATTTAAAGGAACAAAAATCACTTACCACGACCCCTGCTATTTGGGTCGTGCCAACGGAATATACGAGCAACCCCGCAAACTTCTTAAAAAGTTAGGAGGAGAACTTGTTGAGATGGAGCGCAATAGGAGTTTTGCCCTTTGCTGTGGTGCTGGTGGAGCCCAAATGTTTAAGGAGGCTGAAAAAGGGAACAAAGAAGTTTTCCTTGAACGCATGGAAGACGTCCTGAAGGTAGAACCAGAGGTTATTGCAACAGCTTGCCCGTTCTGTATGACCATGATGACCGATGGTATTAAGTACAAGAACCAGGAGGAAAAGATGCGCAATTACGATATTGCAGAGCTAATCGCTGAATCGCTTAACTTATAATATCAACTATAAACCGAAACAGTTATGAGTGAAAGAAAATTGCTAAAAAGTGGCGAATTTCTTGTAAACGAGATAGACGCTAACGACATTTTTATTCCCGAGGAATTTAACGAAGAGCAACGCATGATTGCTCAAACCTGTCGTGATTTTATGGATGCTGAGGTTTTCCCAAAACTCGACGATATAGATAAAGGTGACAGGGAACTCATGAAAAGCATTCTTCAAAAATCAGGCGAACTTGGAATGCTTGGTATTGCAGTACCTGAGCAATACAATGGTTTCGGACAAGACTTTGTAACACAAATGCTTGTGGCTGAAACAACTGGTGCAGGGTATTCTTTTTCAGTTGCCTATATGTGCCATTGCGGTATAGGTACTATGCCTATTCTATACTATGGTAACGAAGAGCAACGTCAGAAATATGTAGCACGTCTAGCAACTGGTGAACTTATTGGTGCATACTGCCTTACCGAGCCAGGTGCTGGTAGCGATGCCAATTCAGGCAAAACCACTGCTAAGCTATCGGAAGATGGGA containing:
- a CDS encoding 4Fe-4S dicluster domain-containing protein — its product is MTKQIVFALALLATIGVFAYTISRIARFFMLTRKGFKVDKLGKRLLVTLKVAFGQTKIFRRPVIGLLHALVFWGFCVILFGSIEMVIDGLFGIEKSLSFLGGFYNFMMAAGDIFALLVAISIIVFLIRRIFLHVKRFEGIEMKKISHIDANIALTIILVLMLSLMGMNAAYIKWAQLAGHNIHGIYPVSQHLTSLFDGISVDGVFTHYQVYWWIHILLIFIFANLLPYSKHFHVFMSIPNVFLSRLEPLGKLPNMDNVTREVKLMMNPETAFSAPAEEAPIERFGVKDAEDVVWKSYFDSLACTECGRCTSVCPANITGKKLSPRKVMMDLRARMKEKGPHMLKNGRDYNDGKSLVRDYISEEELWACTTCNACAQECPINIDHPKLIVEMRRYLVMEEGSAPGELKAMFNNIENNGAPWQYSPEDRLLWAKDLETKAL
- a CDS encoding electron transfer flavoprotein subunit alpha/FixB family protein is translated as MSVLVYTENWDGKFKKLSYELVSYGSKVAEMLGTTTTAVTIGNVNDDELNTLGKYGADKVLCLQSENLKNLDSQLYTNAIAKVAQDEGSKVIVISNNNSGKSIAPRLSVKLKAALGSGVSQLPLSTSPFTVYKRTFSGAAFAHVVLKTDVKIITLTQNSFDIVENSKQVKVERVDFQTDAPKTVVKDVQKQTGKLLLTDAEIVVSGGRGMKSPDNWGPLEELAELLGGATACSRPVSDEGWRPHEEHTGQTGKIIAPNLYIAVGISGATQHIAGVSGSKYIVAINNDKTAPIFEVAQYGIVGDAQKVLPQLVEAVKEIKGK
- a CDS encoding (Fe-S)-binding protein → METRKIEIPVMADLFAKGEKPEYLFWVGCAGAYDDRYKKVAAAFAKILIHLNVSFAVLGKEETCTGDPARRAGNEMLFQMQALQNIELFKAYEIKKVITICPHCYNTFKNEYPDLGADFEVISYIDILNQYIDEGKIKLDTNKFKGTKITYHDPCYLGRANGIYEQPRKLLKKLGGELVEMERNRSFALCCGAGGAQMFKEAEKGNKEVFLERMEDVLKVEPEVIATACPFCMTMMTDGIKYKNQEEKMRNYDIAELIAESLNL